Genomic segment of Kogia breviceps isolate mKogBre1 chromosome 9, mKogBre1 haplotype 1, whole genome shotgun sequence:
TCTGAAAAACTATAGTTAGctaataacaaattaaaaataatattcaaaacgaacaaaatatttacattactAATATGTAAAAACAATGAAAGGGGCTTGTGTGGATTAATCATCTTTTGCCCAACTCTATTGcccatacatttattttctttattgacatgtagttgatgtacaatattatataagttacaggtatacaacatagtgattcacaatttttaaaggttatactccatttatagttattgtgaaatattggctatattccctgttctatacaatatatccttgtagcttatttattttatacactgtagtttgcacctcttaatcccctacccataTCTTGCCTctgccccctttcccctccccactggtaaccactagttttttctctatgtctgtgagtctgtttcttttttgttatattcactagtttgtttataaattccacaaataagtgatatcatatagtatttgtctctctctgacttatttcactaagcataatactctccaaatccatccatgtattgcaaatggcaaattttcattcatttttatgactgagtactattccattgtgtgtgtgtgtgtgtgtgtgtgtgtgtgtgtgtatacgacTTTTTCTTCATCCAGGTGATACCTTGCtgtggtttttttcattttcatttgtctccaagtattttttgatttcctctttgatttcttcagggccattggttgtttagtagcatactgtttagcctccatgtgtttgtgatttttgcgttttttttctggtagttgatttctagtctcatagcattatggtgaGAAAAggttcttgatatgatttcaattttcttaaatttactgaggcttgctttggcctagcatatgatctctcctgaagaatgttccatgtgcacttgaaaagaacgtgtattctgctgcttttggatggaatgttctttaGATATCTATGAAGTtgatctggtctaatgtgtcatttaaagctagtgtttccttattgattttctgtctgaatatgatctgtccattgatatgtggggtgttaaagtaccctactgttattgtgttactgtctatttcttcctttatgtctgttaatatttgctttatgtatttaggtgatcctatgttgtatgcacatatatttactattattacatcttctttttggattgatcccttgatttttatgtaatgtccttttttgactcttgtaacagtctttgtttaaagtccattttgtgtgGTGTCTGTATTGctatgcagctttcttttgatttccatttgctgaTCTCtacatttcaaatgcattttaacaaccctacatttttattctattccCTTCACAATTACTATTTTTGatatcatgttttatatttaagtgtttTGTGTATCTCTTAACTGCTCATTGCGGATATAGATGAtattactacttttgtcttttaaccttcttactagctttctgtgtggatgatttcTTACCTTTCCTGTATGTTTGCCTTCACTGATGTGttgtttccttttataatttaattttcatgtttctagttgtggccttttcttttttgtttagacAAGTTCCTTGAATATTTCTTgcaaaactggtttggtggtgctgaactcttttaccttttgcttctttgtaaaacttttgttctctccatcaaatctgaatgaaggccttgtttttccctttcatcactttaaatatactgtgccactcccttctggcctgcagagtttctgctgaaaagtcagttgatagccttatgggagttcccttgtatgtaacttgttgcttttcccttgctgcttttaatattctctctttatctttagtttttgccatgttgattacagtgtgtcttggtgtgttcctctttgggttaatccgtatgggactctctgcccttcctggacttggaagctgtttccttttccacgttagggaagttttcagctattaggtcttcaaatatattctcagcccctttctctcttctccttctgggacccctataatgtgaatattagtgtggttgatgttgtctcagagatctcttaaactcttttcgttcttttttctgttcagcatcagtgatttctactactctatcttccagctcactgatccattcctctgtatcatttagtctactgttgatACCTTCTACATGACTGTTCGtttcagtcattgtattcttcaactctttTTGGCTGTTCTATATTTTCTAAcactttgttaaaaacttctaaattcTCAGTCTGTGCATCCATCTTCTCCTAAGTTCTTTAATCATTGTTACAATCACTaccctgaactctttctcaggtagattccctatctacttcatttagttattctgggattttatcttattGCTCCATTTGGAACATGTTCCCTTTtacctcattttgcttaattcactttatatttttatgtatctggtaggttggttacatttccttGGGTAAGTGGCCTTTTTGTAGGCCTGTgcatcccagcagtgcactcTCCTCTTGTCACctgagctatatgctctaggatGCCCCTTATGTGGGCTGTGTGAGCCCTTCTATTGTGGAAGGCTGATTACTATGGGCAGTCTTGTAGGCTTGGTTGGCCCCTGGTCTGGTttgttgccaggccctgccccacTGGTTGGCAGGGCCAGGTTATGAGGTGGCTGACTATAGAACCCTGGGGGGCCCTGTGGCTAGTGCTGGCTCCCTAGTGGGCAAAGTCAGGGTCCAGAAGACCCTGATGCTattgcctgcccactggtgggtgaaacCAGGTCTTGGGGCTAGTGCAAGCctactggtgggcagagctggatcCTGGGGTCTGGTTGCAGGTCCCAGGagtcccagagctggtgtcaaATTGCTGGTAGGTGGGGCCACTTCCTGACACAGTTGGCTACAGAGTCCAGGGTGTCTTCAAGCTTGTATTGGCCTGGTAGTAGGTAGGATCAGGGCCCAGCTGGTCACAGGGCAGGATTTGGCCTGCTGGTGGAGGGGATGGATTTGTAGGTTGCAATGCTGTGGTTGTCTTGTGGCTGCTCTCTGCCTGcaggtgggtgaggttggtcccaAGGCTAGAACATGCTTGCTGGTGTGTGGGACCAGGTCCCTGGGCAGGGTCTGGCCTGCTAGTGGTGGGCCAGGTCCACAGGCTACAGGACTGCAGTTGTCTTATGGCTGGTGTCTACCCACTAGTGGGTGGAGCTGTATACTAAGGTCTCTGGCTGGAGGGCCCTGGAGGTCCCAGGTCTAGTGCCTATGCACTGGAGCGTGGGCCTGGGTCCTGGGCCTTCTGGTGAGCAGGGCCCTGTCCAggagcagctgtgggctcaggagaTCTTAAAGTAGCCTGTCTGCTATGGGTTGGGCTGTGTTCCTTCCCAGTTAATTAATTGCTTGacctgaggcatccagcactggtgCCTACAGACTGTTGGGCCAGGGCAGCACTGTGTCCTgaggctaataagctagaggaATGATTCCAGAATGgtacttgccagcaccagtgtccatgtGATAGAACAAGCTCCCAAAATGGCTGCCCCCAGTGTCTGTGTCCGCAGAGTGAACTCTAGTTGCTTCCTGCCTCTCCTGGAGACTCTCCAAGAACAGCAGctggtctgacccaggctcctttcaaattactgcttctgccctgggtcctggagaGTGTGAGACTTTGTGtgcatcctttattttttttttttgtggtacgcaggcctctcactgccgtggcccctcccgccgcggagcacaggctccggacgcacaggctcagcggtcatggcccacgggcccagccgctccgcggcatgtgggatcctcccggaccggggcacgaacctgcatcctctgcatcggcaggcggactcccaaccactgtgccaccagggaagcccagtgtgtgCATCCTTTAAGAGAGAAGTCTATATTCCCCCCAGCCCTCTGGGGCTCCTAAAAATAAGCCCTGCTGGACTTTAAAACCAAATGCTCTGGtggcttgtcttcctggtgccGGACcaccaggctgggaagcctgatgttGGGCTTGGACCCCTCATTCCcttgggagaacctctgcaattgtaattattctcccacttgtgggtcacccacctggggGTATGGGACTTGACTATATCATGattctgcccctcctacccatctagttgtggttccttctttacatctttagttgtagaagatcttttatGGTAAATTGCAGTCTTTTTCATCAATGATTGttttgtaaatagttgtaattttggtgtgcccatgagatGAGGTGCACTCAGGGTCTTTCTACCCAGCCATCACTGCCAATCTCCTCTATTGCCCATATGTTTTATTAATGGTATGTCACTAGTTGCTGGAATCGCTGTTCTGGCATACTTCAAATTCCCATGCCACTGGGAATTTATTAATCTGTAGACTCAGCCTACCTGCAGTTCTCATATTGATTAGGCCCTATATTGCTGTTCTTATATTGACAGTGAAAATCAAGCATCCCTGGATCCATGGGTCCAGAGTTCTTCATGTGTTTACCCCTAATGTGTGCTTTGTACTTTGGGGTCCGTGTTTCTTTCCTTATGCTCATATTCCACACAATTGTTAAAAGATATGCAGTATCACTTACATAGTAAAACCATTGAAAGAAGCATATTCCTCAGCTGTGAATCCATAAATATCTTGACAAGATAGGTTCACCTCTTGCTGAAGAAGAAGACTGACTAAACTTGTTGGTTCATCACTGAGAGCAATCATAAGGGCTGTTCTGGAGCAAAAGATATAAATATGTCCATTTATGAATCTTAACCATGTcttgtaccttttaaaaaatgagtcttCTAAATTTACTGTTTAAATGTTTGATCAGGAAAAGAGTTGGGGCAAGAATGTAAACTGTGGGGCAGATCTACTCAAAAAGGTATGCTAATCACAGATCATATCATGAAGCCTAAAGATAAGAGTCTCTAGGAAGCAGCTAGCTCAGTGGTTTTCAACCCCTGCTCCTGGGAACACTAGTGTTTTCCAGGAGATGTCTCAAAAATTCTATGGAGGGGAGTGTCTGGGACTCTGGGTACCCTATCCCCATTTAACTACAGCATCTGGGATTTAGAGATTGAGTTTCTGTGTAAGAttctaatgttaaaaaaaaataatagcaataataacatACCAATCTGGCCCAACTGTTTGATTTTGCAGATAGAAAAATAGATCCTGGGAATCTAGGTAATGTCCAAAATCATATGGCCAAATCTTTTCAGTTTCAAAAATATgtctcatatatacatatatgatatatatacatagactTACTTCAAACTGAGGTCAAGAGCAGCCTGGAGTATTTAAGTAATGAGCACCTAGAATTTaacatatgtgtgcatgtgtatatattccTGTTAGATAGCTATAGTTATATGCTCTTATTTAACATTAATTATACCTTTGATTCTTATCTGAAGCATTCACATCTGCCCCACTCTTCAGAAGAAATTCTACCATTTCTGCATTATTTTCAGTAATGGCAAGTAAAAGTGGAGTATACCCATCCTggaaaaatgatttcaaaatgattatttaaaatattgtaccAACATTACATGCCTTTTAATTtaagttcaatttaaaaaataagtatgctTATAAGAAACCTCTatagtatcttgtaataatctataattgaacagaatctaaaaaagaatgtatatatgcctgtcaaaaaatcaaaataaaattataaaaattataaaaataaataataaaataaaatatagttgaccagtcaaaaaataaaattaaagtttctGCTTTAGGCTTAATTCAAATTGTGGGCAAGAGCAGTCTGGAGTATTTAATTAGTGAGCACCTAGAATTTAACATAAATATTGCAAACCATCAATTCACATTTTATAATGTCGTTACAGCTGAGTTTCCTAGGGTTTCATTTAAACTTCCAAGGCTGGCACTTATTTTGGCCTGTCATGCAGATAAAGTATCAGTGAACTAAAGTGTTAGGAAGcttaaaaacatatattaatcagtTATCCATAAAGTCTTAATAGGTGACTTGGATTACTTTTAGTATAACaagtgattttctaattttactctattataattattcatgagtatacaaataaatataaaaggacaTAGTCCTCATGATGTTTAATCAATGTTCATTTATAGGGAAATCAAGTATTTCTCATGTGATGTACTTCTCTGAACAGTTATAATTGTTAAACCTCATGTCGCTTTGGAGGTCAAGATTATAATCTGAAATGAAATGgagaaaggtttttttaaaaaggaaaaccttATCAGTATTTGATAGTCTCATTCTCCTTCTCCctaatttcattttgtaaaattcatgttttatataACATGCGTCTCAACAGGTATAAATTATCTGCAATGAATACCTTCTTTTACtgctttctaaaatataatgtcttatttttaatagaagaCTACCTTATTTTGAGCTTCAAGATTAGCTTTGTGTTCAAGTAATTTTGCAACTAGTGAGTCACTTTGATGACAAGCAGCATAATGAAGAGCAGTATTGCCATATAAATCCACCAGGTTTGGGTCTGCACCATGTTCTAGAAGAATAGTAGCACAACTCTCCTTGTCACACTGTACTGCCTGTCAGTACAAAAAGAATAGATGGGTAATCAATTTACTATTGAGGATCTGATATATTAAACTAATGTTTAatactatgttttaaaatatgaaatataacaaAGGTTAACTAGGAGAAGAACTCAAATGTAAttcaattgaaaaggaaaaatcagcaCACCTTAGTCAATGGAGATCTGTTTTCACCATCCCAGACATTTACTTTGCACTGTTTCTCAATTAAGAGAGATACAATATTTGAATATCCATTAGCACAGGCCAGGTGCAAAGCTGTTCTGTATCAATATAATGAAAC
This window contains:
- the ANKRD7 gene encoding LOW QUALITY PROTEIN: ankyrin repeat domain-containing protein 7 (The sequence of the model RefSeq protein was modified relative to this genomic sequence to represent the inferred CDS: deleted 1 base in 1 codon), producing the protein MKKLFTLRRRKDEPHTQPGYNLRDKDLKKLHKAASVGDLEKVKEYLQLKKHDVNMRDREHRTALHLACANGYSNIVSLLIEKQCKVNVWDGENRSPLTKAVQCDKESCATILLEHGADPNLVDLYGNTALHYAACHQSDSLVAKLLEHKANLEAQNKDGYTPLLLAITENNAEMVEFLLKSGADVNASDKNQRTALMIALSDEPTSLVSLLLQQEVNLSCQDIMDSQLRNMLLSMVLLYITN